Below is a window of Desmonostoc muscorum LEGE 12446 DNA.
TTGCCAATTGCCTACTAAAACATAAGGCGCCCAATAATAAGGATGAGGTGGTAAATTCTGCAACTCCTGAAAAGGTGGATTCAGCTTCAAAGATTCTAACAGCGATAGTTGAGCGTTCTTCAGAGCATCTGCTTGTTTCGCCCCTGGCTTTTTCAAGTCTTGGTAAAATTGACCCATAAATTCGGCGGTAGAAGCATCTCCTACAGGCCAGAGAGTGGCAAGGGTACTGCGTGCCCCTGAACGAACAGCCATTCCTGCCAAGCCTAAGACAGCTCGTTCATCGCCAGTAGCAGTTTCACAGGCACTCAACACCAATAATTCTACGGCTGTACCTGGTTCTTTGAGCAAAGCACTCAACTCATTAATACTGATACTTTTCCCATCCCCTGTAATAATAAAATTCTTTTGGGGATTAGAACTAAATAGCCCATGAGTGGCTAGGTGAATAACAGGAAAATTTGATTTCAACTGTTTTTGAATAGTTTTGACAGTAAAATCTTCATTGAGCAGCTTTTGGGAAGCAGGAAAAGTTTCTTTAATTTGGTCTAATTCCTTGGGAACATTAACCAGTGCGGCAAAAAATTGTCCTTGTATTTTAATTTGCTCGCTAACTCCAGCAGCTAAGACTTTAAGTTGTTTCCTTTCCAATTGTTTAGGAGCGAGCAGTTGTAGACTCGGAACCAGGGCAACGCTATATTTTTCAATGAGATAATTTTTGCCATCGTAGAGCGCAGCTACTGGCACTCTCTGCAATCTCCCATTTAGGACAAATACTAAATTTTTGATTTCCTTGGGATCTAGCTGTGTCTCGAAAGGTTGGATTAGCCAATTATATACTTCTGCAAAAATTGGTAAAAGTGTCTGAAGATTTTCCTTTAATTCTTTGGGATTGGGGTTAGAAGTTAAGAGAATATTTCGTGCAGAGTTATTGATACTAATGTTGTCTAAATTATCGTAAAGCCGATCTAGAGTTTCATTAACTTCTCGTTCGCTAATAGGAATTACTACTTCCTGCAAGGGTTTTCCCGACACGGAAAGGATAACTTCTAAGCGATCTGGCAACACAATCGGATAAATTACAGCTGCATTGGCATCAATATTATCAATTTGCAACGCGATGTTTGCTGTTTCCGAACAGGGGTCTTGAAAAAAGTTATCTAGTTCTGCTAATTGCAGAGATTCTATCACTTGCCGGGCGAATTCTAGACGTTTTTGAGACTTGTTCGTTTCAGATTTTTCCTGCTTAATGGTAGGAGTAGAAACTATTAGCGAATTTAATTCGTTGTCAGTCAAATTTGATTTCAACAGCAAATCTGCTAATTCTAGATAGACAGGTTTGACTTCTTGGAGAAAATCAAACTGGACATCTTGATTGTTGACGTTTAAATCGCTGCGTAGGGATTGCAGAGTATTAAAGGCGGCGGTGTATGCTGCGATCGCTCCTTTGATATCTCCCTGTTTTCGTAGTAAACTTCCTAACTGAGATTGCCAAAGATAAGTAATTTCCCTAGCATCACCACTGATATTTTGTTCTTGGGCTAACAACAGTGCTTGTTGCGTTAGTTTGGTTGCCTGATTTAATTGCCCTTGTTTGTGGTAAAATTTGCCCAAATACCCTAGAGCGTAGGTTTCGGTTCGTCTATCCTGTAGAGTCCGTGACTGTTGTAGTGCATTCTCTAATAAAGGTTCAACGTTATTTGTTTGGGCGCTTTGCATCAAAGAATCAGCAAAGTTAATCTGGGCATAAATAGCAGCACGACTGGGAGTAAGAGTGGCTAAGTTAGGTAGAATTTGATTTTGCAATGCTTGAGCATCTTGGCTCAACTGCGACTCCAACCCAGAGACAAAATCTTTTGCCCGTTGAATTAATTTAGCTTCCGAAAATCTCGACCAAGAAGCAATCCGGCGTTGCGTCTGTTCACCCCACCATCTTTGCGTCTCCAGTAATAGCTGGAAGTGATTGAGTTGTGCTTGAATTTTAGGTATTGGTGGCGCTGATGCTACCTTTGCTGCTTGGATATAGTAATTAACAGCTTGATTGTAGGGCGCTAGAGCATCCAAGACAGATTTGCGATCGATAATTTCCGTCACTGCATCATAGTCCCAGCGATCGCGGATTTGGTTACCTAAGATCCGTTCGGTATTCCCCAAACTCACTAGCACCGCACTTTTTTCAGCCGATTCGGCACTTGATGACAGACTTAACTGCAAGATTTTTTGCGACTTTTCTAATAACCCTTGTCTGCGTAGGACATCACCGAGGCTGTGCAAGCCAATCGCTTCAGTTAAAGTCAAGGAATTACCCTTTTGAGTAAGGGTTTTGTGGAGTTCCTCGATTTGGGTTTGGCTACAGCTGGGGTTTTCGATCGCAAAAGCTTCAAGTAAAGTATTGCAAGCTTTGGGATATAAACCTAAATCTTGCAAAGCCTGGGATTTATTGATTAGACTCTTAGTCATTCCATCGCGATCGCCAATTTTTTCATAAGCCTCAGCCGCCGCTTCCCATAACTTTGCTGCTGCTTCTAATTCTCCAGCGTTGTACCGTTGTTCACCTTCCCTTGCCAATGCTAGAGGACTACCAGCATTAGCATGTAAACTAGAAAGATTTGACCAAGCTGGCATAGTCAAACTAGATAACAACCCCAAGAAAGCTGAAAGAATCAAAATTAATAAACGACGGTATCTTTTAGAAATCATATAATTTTGGATTTTAGATTTTAGATTTTGGATTGACCCCAGCAATCAAGTCACCGGTTCTGTCATTTAATTTTGGATTTTAGATTTATTCTCGCGTTTAAATTCCCTTCCTCTGAGACCTTTTTAAATTTTGGATGCAAGAATCTTCAATTCCATTATCCAAAATTTAAAATCTAAAATTCACTCAGGGGTTGCTATGTTTAGAACGCTTTGTACTCCATCTGAAAATACACCCCATTTTCTTGCCATGTCCGCTTGCTATTATCAATATTTATTAAAGGAACACCCCAATCAAGGCGAGCTGTGAATCTATCCCCCATTTGCCAAAGTAGCCCTAATCCTGAACCTAGCAGAGTATTCGGGTCAGGATTTTCTCTACCTGTATTCCAGACAGTACCAAAATCAATAAATGGTGCAACCTGTAAAGTTCCTCGAAGTTCCGGAAAACGAGCAATAGGTAATCGCAATTCTGCGGAAGCAAAAATGCCATTATCACTGAGTAAAACATCTTGGCGATAACCCCGCACTGTTCCTTGACCTCCCACACTAAATTGCTCAATGGAAAGCAGAGAACTACTGGCCAATTGCACATTAGAACGCAACAACAAAGTAGGAGCTGCTGTTTGTTCTTTTGGCTGACTGAGGAGGCGCAAATAAATCATTTGTCCCCGCCAAAGGAAATATCGGCTATCTGGTTCGCTGTTATTAATTGTGGCGTCAAAAGCTCCAATTCCCAAATTAAACTCGGAACGAGCAGCTAGAACTTCTTGACGACTGCGGTGTAGCCATTCTTGGGCGAAACTCAATTCCGATACCCGCGTTTCTCCTTGAGCATCAGCCCCAGCAAACAGGGGAAAATCCACTCCTTGAATCGAAGAATTACTTTCGCGCCTGGCTGCGGTTAAAATCAAGGTGAGTTCTTGGCTAACTTCTGGGGTGGCTCTTTGCAGAACTGGCTGACGAAAAGATAATTCAAACTCACGAGAATTTACTTCGATATCCAAATCCTGAAAAGGAGGTTCAATAATTTTGTTGTCGGTAATCCGATAGTTGAAGCCAATAGTGCCATTCCGAGGATTCACTGGCAAGGTATAACCGCCCTCAAAGCTATTGCTACCATCGGTATTTTTGTAGGCGAAACTCAAGCGATCGCCAATTCCCAGAAGACTGGCTTCGGATAAGGCGATGCCGCGCTCAAAACTACCAACGCTGGGGTTGCGGTTATTATTAATACTGAGTTGGGTATTAAAAGTTCTCGCCCCCTTGACTGTCACCGCTAAAGAATTCACACCTGGCCTAGTACCGGCGGTGAGTTCGGCGTCTAAGCTTTCAATTAGGGGATTGAGTTGCAGCAGTTGCAAAGCTTCTTTGAGGCGGTTAATATTTAGTGGTTTGGTAGTAGCGATCGCAATGCGACTGCGGACATAATCTGAGTTCAACCGTCCTTTAATCACATTGACTTGAATATCTTCTAAACTGCCTTCTACTACCTGAATTTTGATGATTCCTGAGCGAAACTCTTGACTGGGAATGTAGGCACCAGAGGTAATGTATCCCTTTTGCACATACAATTCGGTAATTTGATTGGCAGCTTTCAGGAGTTCGGCAAAGGTAATTGGTTGTCCGGTAAAATTGGCGATCGCAGAGTTTAATTCTTCTTGGCTAAAGGCGCTATTACCAACAAACTCGAACTTTTGCACAACGATACTTCCTGGAATATCTAGGGCGTCTTCCGGGGTTGGTGGTACTGTCGGCGGTATTTGGATGGGTACGTTTGTTGGTGGTAGAGGATTAGCCGGGGGTTGTTCTGGCGGTTTTGGGGTAACAGGATTAATCGGCTGGGCGCAAGCAGAATTTGTGTGATACAGCAAGAGTATAAAAGTAATACAAGGAGATAAAAAAAATCTCCGTCGCCAAACACTTAATACCATTTTGGATTTTAGATTTTAGATTTTGGATTAGTCATTGGTCATTTGTCATTTGTCATTTGTCATTAGTTATTTCTCCCCCTACCTCGCCATCTCCCCAGTCCCCAGTCCCCAGTCCCCAGTCCCCAGTCCCCAGTCCCCAGTCCCCAGTCCATCTGTAAGGTTCAGTGACAATTAG
It encodes the following:
- a CDS encoding ShlB/FhaC/HecB family hemolysin secretion/activation protein, which translates into the protein MVLSVWRRRFFLSPCITFILLLYHTNSACAQPINPVTPKPPEQPPANPLPPTNVPIQIPPTVPPTPEDALDIPGSIVVQKFEFVGNSAFSQEELNSAIANFTGQPITFAELLKAANQITELYVQKGYITSGAYIPSQEFRSGIIKIQVVEGSLEDIQVNVIKGRLNSDYVRSRIAIATTKPLNINRLKEALQLLQLNPLIESLDAELTAGTRPGVNSLAVTVKGARTFNTQLSINNNRNPSVGSFERGIALSEASLLGIGDRLSFAYKNTDGSNSFEGGYTLPVNPRNGTIGFNYRITDNKIIEPPFQDLDIEVNSREFELSFRQPVLQRATPEVSQELTLILTAARRESNSSIQGVDFPLFAGADAQGETRVSELSFAQEWLHRSRQEVLAARSEFNLGIGAFDATINNSEPDSRYFLWRGQMIYLRLLSQPKEQTAAPTLLLRSNVQLASSSLLSIEQFSVGGQGTVRGYRQDVLLSDNGIFASAELRLPIARFPELRGTLQVAPFIDFGTVWNTGRENPDPNTLLGSGLGLLWQMGDRFTARLDWGVPLINIDNSKRTWQENGVYFQMEYKAF
- a CDS encoding CHAT domain-containing protein; this translates as MISKRYRRLLILILSAFLGLLSSLTMPAWSNLSSLHANAGSPLALAREGEQRYNAGELEAAAKLWEAAAEAYEKIGDRDGMTKSLINKSQALQDLGLYPKACNTLLEAFAIENPSCSQTQIEELHKTLTQKGNSLTLTEAIGLHSLGDVLRRQGLLEKSQKILQLSLSSSAESAEKSAVLVSLGNTERILGNQIRDRWDYDAVTEIIDRKSVLDALAPYNQAVNYYIQAAKVASAPPIPKIQAQLNHFQLLLETQRWWGEQTQRRIASWSRFSEAKLIQRAKDFVSGLESQLSQDAQALQNQILPNLATLTPSRAAIYAQINFADSLMQSAQTNNVEPLLENALQQSRTLQDRRTETYALGYLGKFYHKQGQLNQATKLTQQALLLAQEQNISGDAREITYLWQSQLGSLLRKQGDIKGAIAAYTAAFNTLQSLRSDLNVNNQDVQFDFLQEVKPVYLELADLLLKSNLTDNELNSLIVSTPTIKQEKSETNKSQKRLEFARQVIESLQLAELDNFFQDPCSETANIALQIDNIDANAAVIYPIVLPDRLEVILSVSGKPLQEVVIPISEREVNETLDRLYDNLDNISINNSARNILLTSNPNPKELKENLQTLLPIFAEVYNWLIQPFETQLDPKEIKNLVFVLNGRLQRVPVAALYDGKNYLIEKYSVALVPSLQLLAPKQLERKQLKVLAAGVSEQIKIQGQFFAALVNVPKELDQIKETFPASQKLLNEDFTVKTIQKQLKSNFPVIHLATHGLFSSNPQKNFIITGDGKSISINELSALLKEPGTAVELLVLSACETATGDERAVLGLAGMAVRSGARSTLATLWPVGDASTAEFMGQFYQDLKKPGAKQADALKNAQLSLLESLKLNPPFQELQNLPPHPYYWAPYVLVGNWQ